In Diorhabda sublineata isolate icDioSubl1.1 chromosome 4, icDioSubl1.1, whole genome shotgun sequence, a single window of DNA contains:
- the LOC130442951 gene encoding death-associated protein 1: MSSPKQESVLKAGHPPAVKAGGMRITQHKTRKDSGGLTEDVTGITVTGSPPKTTTVSGAVVKGHADFPAEAVQSFHKEKPPVNHPTKPLTHIQQPRK, from the exons atgtcCAGCCCCAAGCAAGAATCCGTTCTCAAAGCAGGTCACCCCCCTGCAG TGAAGGCAGGTGGGATGAGAATAACCCAGCACAAGACAAGAAAAGATTCTGGTGGATTAACTGAAGATGTGACTGGAATTACAGTAACTGGTAGTCCCCCAAAAACAACTACTGTTTCTGGAGCAGTTGTCAAAGGGCATGCTGATTTTCCAGCAGAAGCTGTTCAAagttttcataaagaaaaacCTCCAGTAAATCATCCCACCAAACCATTAACTCATATCCAACAACCCAGAAAATAA
- the LOC130442950 gene encoding nucleolar protein 9 — protein MEESSNKIINKRNNRKRKKSFLKNARKYAKKGHFGRGSQLDSDTYNYFVKILETFKDGFDSEEDKKVFANNVFEQTKDQEINCCCNQVGCRVIELLLPYADNDIVKQFLDVFSEDIRPLISDRFASHVLECLVSESCKRTFIENTPQEMRLVYQNFAIKVSKFLLNNLEDYMWDTYGNHVIRSCLINLIQLPTDNSNTDKQDIVIPNEFSDIVKEYGERIISWPQFEQLCMSDLTSGFLQVLMKCLKNTDPKLLKSYSKKLLEEIFNKNSQEKDKPKHLPSAFGSQSVVMLLETCLQLVNSKLFMQLYNSCFSGSLVKLSTIKMTNFAVQKLIQHCQEKEHFEGIYDELVDNFPAIIEVGHSGILLSLSEACKKFRTRQGSFVQQLMRALDCFEPEERQNSLILCLCRFTTYENNLKKAIENLQKEKLNLHGTLILQKLLDYNKPIKIVNALLNLDQNALLNLFSNTMGSHVVDSYVRGDFVGEKSREKLVRKMMGVYKDLASSKFGSRSFEALWNVANLKCKLQIIEELSHKDASWVNSEFGKIISNKINYLLYKRNKEEWKNSLNKSKENKKEQLLAKVLN, from the coding sequence atggaaGAAAGTTCTAATAagattataaacaaaagaaataatagaaaaaggaaaaagtcatttttaaaGAATGCTAGAAAATACGCCAAAAAAGGACATTTTGGAAGAGGTTCCCAATTGGATTCAGATACATATAactattttgtgaaaattttggaaacattcAAAGATGGATTTGATTCAGAAGaggataaaaaagtttttgcaaATAATGTTTTTGAACAAACTAAAGATCAAGAAATTAATTGTTGTTGCAATCAAGTTGGTTGCAGAGTTATAGAACTGTTATTACCATATGCAGATAATGATATTGTGAAACAGTTTCTAGATGTATTTAGCGAAGATATAAGACCATTGATAAGTGATAGATTTGCGAGCCATGTGTTAGAATGTCTTGTGTCTGAAAGTTGTAAAAGaacttttatagaaaatacaCCACAGGAAATGAGGCTTGTTTACCAAAATTTTGCCATAAAAGTTAGTaagtttttgttgaataatttaGAGGATTATATGTGGGACACTTATGGAAATCACGTTATTAGAAGCTGCCttattaatttaatacaattaCCAACTGATAATAGTAACACTGATAAACAAGATATTGTAATTCCAAATGAATTTTCAGACATTGTTAAAGAATATGGTGAGAGAATTATAAGTTGGCCCCAATTTGAACAGTTATGTATGTCTGACTTGACTTCTGGTTTCTTACAAGTTCtaatgaaatgtttaaaaaatacggatccaaaattgttaaaatcttattcgaaaaaattactagaagaaattttcaataagaacAGCCAAGAGAAGGACAAACCCAAACATTTACCTTCAGCTTTTGGATCTCAATCAGTTGTAATGCTATTAGAAACTTGTCTTCAGCTGgtaaattccaaattatttatgCAGCTGTATAATTCCTGCTTTTCTGGAAGTTTAGTTAAGTTGTCAAccataaaaatgacaaattttgcCGTTCAGAAACTGATACAACATTGTCAGGAAAAAGAACACTTTGAAGGAATTTATGATGAATTGGTAGATAATTTTCCAGCTATTATTGAAGTAGGTCATTCaggaattttattatcattatctgAAGCATGTAAAAAATTTAGGACCAGGCAAGGAAGTTTTGTACAGCAATTGATGAGAGCATTAGATTGTTTTGAACCTGAAGAAAGGCAAAATAGCCTCATATTATGTTTATGCAGATTTACTACATATGAAAATAATCTTAAAAaagcaattgaaaatttacaaaaagagAAATTAAATTTGCATGGTACTTTAATTCTACAAAAGTTATTAGACTATAATAAACCCATTAAAATAGTGAATGCATTATTAAATTTAGATCAAAATGCGTTgttaaatctattttccaatacTATGGGTAGTCATGTTGTTGATTCTTATGTAAGAGGAGATTTCGTTGGAGAAAAGAGCAGAGAAAAATTAGTGAGAAAAATGATGGGTGTATACAAAGATCTTGCTTCTAGTAAATTTGGCTCTAGGAGTTTTGAAGCATTATGGAATGTTGCAAATTTAAAATGCAAGTtacaaattattgaagaattatCACACAAAGATGCAAGTTGGGTAAATTCAGAATTTGGGAAAAtcatttccaataaaattaattacctGCTTTATAAGAGaaataaagaagaatggaagaattctttgaataaatcaaaagaaaataagaaagaaCAATTACTAGCCAAAGTATTGAACTAG